The proteins below are encoded in one region of Pirellulales bacterium:
- a CDS encoding FliM/FliN family flagellar motor switch protein, producing the protein MSTSSSPQLTSAAATALASPLGIEALPGYAKSLLRIKVPVIVTLAAKKQPVGRIVELGPGSIIQFDKSCEEMLQMHVNDHVIAEGEAVKVGDKFGIRLTSLVVPGERFKPVRRVP; encoded by the coding sequence ATGTCGACCTCCTCCAGCCCGCAACTCACCTCCGCCGCCGCGACCGCTTTGGCCAGCCCGCTGGGCATCGAGGCCTTGCCCGGCTATGCCAAAAGCCTGTTGCGGATCAAGGTGCCGGTGATCGTGACGCTGGCCGCCAAAAAGCAGCCGGTCGGGCGGATCGTCGAGCTTGGCCCCGGCTCGATCATCCAGTTCGACAAATCGTGCGAAGAGATGCTGCAGATGCACGTCAACGACCACGTGATCGCGGAAGGCGAAGCGGTAAAAGTGGGCGACAAATTCGGCATCCGCCTGACCTCGCTGGTGGTGCCCGGCGAACGCTTCAAGCCGGTGCGGAGAGTTCCCTGA